A genomic region of Sulfobacillus acidophilus DSM 10332 contains the following coding sequences:
- a CDS encoding 3-hydroxyacyl-CoA dehydrogenase (PFAM: 3-hydroxyacyl-CoA dehydrogenase, C-terminal domain; 3-hydroxyacyl-CoA dehydrogenase, NAD binding domain~COGs: COG1250 3-hydroxyacyl-CoA dehydrogenase~InterPro IPR006176:IPR006108~KEGG: cwo:Cwoe_1662 3-hydroxyacyl-CoA dehydrogenase~PFAM: 3-hydroxyacyl-CoA dehydrogenase, NAD binding; 3-hydroxyacyl-CoA dehydrogenase, C-terminal~PRIAM: 3-hydroxyacyl-CoA dehydrogenase~SPTR: 3-hydroxyacyl-CoA dehydrogenase), translating into MFIKKVAVVGAGTMGADIAYVVAQAGIPVVLKDVTEELLQKASTHIQELFSSRVARGRMSPEDAADRQGLIHYTTDLAPLKDVSLVIEAVTEKLSVKQAVLQEIAAVVSPLTVLASNTSALSITALSEAVSRPERVAGFHFFYPAHMMKLVEVIRGETTDEETVSTLVRFAEEIRKIPVVVKECPGFVVNRVLMAGMAEVLRFQSETGVPYGEIDQAITAHKLAPMGPFVLADALGLDVALAVSKTLTAAYGDRFRPGPQLETLVSQGHLGVKTGQGFYSYR; encoded by the coding sequence ATGTTTATTAAAAAAGTGGCGGTGGTGGGCGCCGGGACGATGGGGGCAGATATTGCCTACGTGGTCGCGCAAGCCGGGATTCCGGTGGTGTTGAAAGACGTGACCGAGGAATTATTGCAAAAAGCGTCCACGCATATTCAAGAGCTTTTCTCCTCACGCGTCGCGCGAGGCCGGATGTCACCGGAAGATGCGGCCGACCGGCAGGGGCTGATTCACTATACGACGGATCTGGCCCCGCTTAAGGACGTCTCGTTGGTCATTGAGGCGGTCACGGAAAAATTGTCGGTCAAGCAGGCGGTGTTGCAAGAGATCGCCGCGGTCGTTTCCCCGCTGACGGTGCTCGCTTCCAATACCTCGGCGCTCAGCATTACCGCGTTATCGGAGGCGGTGTCCCGTCCCGAACGGGTGGCGGGTTTTCATTTCTTTTATCCCGCCCACATGATGAAACTGGTAGAGGTCATCCGGGGCGAGACCACCGACGAGGAGACGGTATCGACCCTCGTTCGTTTTGCTGAGGAAATTCGAAAAATTCCGGTCGTGGTCAAAGAGTGTCCCGGGTTTGTCGTCAACCGGGTGCTGATGGCCGGCATGGCGGAAGTCCTGCGGTTTCAATCGGAGACCGGCGTCCCGTACGGAGAGATTGATCAGGCCATCACGGCTCATAAATTGGCGCCGATGGGGCCTTTCGTGTTAGCCGACGCCTTAGGGCTGGATGTGGCGCTGGCGGTGTCCAAAACCTTAACGGCGGCCTACGGTGACCGCTTTCGGCCGGGCCCGCAACTAGAGACGTTGGTCTCTCAGGGCCACTTAGGGGTTAAGACGGGACAGGGTTTTTATTCCTATCGGTAA